CCATCCACCAATCAATTAATAGCATGAAATGGGTTGACCATTTGATTGGCTACTGCTTGCTTATATTTAGAGGGACAAGCTATATTATAAATGCTTCCATTTTTAATGAGAATATTTAGTAAACTGGCCTTCCTCACTGCACATTCAGCTTATGCTTCACCCAGCAGCACTTCCTCTGAAGTTAGTTTTAAAGAAGACCAAGAAAGCAAACCTGAAAACAAAAGGAATTCATCATAAAGGAAAAGAACTTTTAAGTATAATGTTACACTTTTAAATGTATCAGTTCAGAGAGCGATGATAGCAAATGCAAATGAACGCAACATTGCAACGGGAACTTGTGCTAGATGCAGCCGAAGAAGCGCAAGGCACTTTCTGCAAAAGGCTGATGAACACCAAAGAGGAACTTAGTCTTCAAGCTCGGGTAATTTCTTTGATACCTTTGGCTTATCTAAGTTTATTTATGATACATTAACTATTTTAACTCTGAGAATTAACCTCAAGTGTATGAAAGTTTTCCAATTGGTAGTCTTCCCTTTCAGTGGACTGATTACTGAAAGCTCCCAGATTAAAAGACTGATTACTGATTACTGATTAAAAGACTGATTACTGAAAGCTCCCAGACCAGCTACGTTCAAGGTGTCAACATTAACTTTTGTATTATTGTTGAACATTACTGAATGATGAATATCACAACATTGGCTCCCCGTGGAACTGAGCAAAAGGACATTCCATTTCACTGGTTGCCGAGGAATGTTAACAATTCTTACAATGTGTCCTCAATGCAGTGCAAACACATCAATATTCCAGAAGAAGTCTTCTTAACACTTGGGATTCTGAGttttgtggaaaacattctggtTATCATAGCAATTATTAAAAACCAGAATTTGCATTCTCCTATGTATTATTTCATTTGCTGTCTGGCTATGGCAGATACATTGGTCAGTATGAGCAATACTATAGAAACAATTGTTCTTATTCTAATGGAGAAAGAAGTTTTGATTGTGCAGAACCACATCCTTAAGCAACTAGACAATATAATAGATCTGATGATCTGTACCTCAATGGTATCGTCTCTGTCTTTCTTGGCTGCCATCGCAGCTGATAGGTACATCACCATATTTTATGCCTTACGATATCATGTCATCATGACAACTCGGAAGGCTGTGATTATCATTGTTGGAATCTGGATAGTCAGTTGTACTTCAAGCATCATGTTCATTGTCTATTCGGAGAATAGTGCCGTTATCATCTGTCTCATTTCCTTCTTTTTTATGATGCTGGTGATCATGGGCGGCTTGTACTTCCACATGTTTATGCTTGCTCAAATGCATACCAAGAAGATTATGGCCCAACGTAAGAAGAGACCAACTCACCAGGCTGCCAACATGAAAGGAGCCATTACTCTGACAATTTTGCTGGGGCTCTTTCTTATTTGCTGGAGTCCcttctttcttcatcttctgCTGATTATCAGTTGTCCGAAAAATCCCTATTGTCTGTGCTTCAATTCTCACTTCAACATGTTTCTGATTCTCATAATTTGCAATTCGGTTTTTGACCCCATTATATATGCATTCAGAAGCCAGGAGCTACGCAAAACCTTAAAGGAATTTATACCCTGTTCCTGGTAGCAGTCTCAATCTGCAGCTTCTGTTTTAGAGTTTATTCTTCCCAATGAGTAACATCAGCCACAGATGAGTTGAATTTATTCTCCAAAATCCCTAACTTTAAAGTCTTCAAATATGTATTTCCTGACTTTCAAAATTGGAATATTAGAAAACCTCCAATTGTTTTGGCACTGTCATGATTTGAAGAATTATATTTGAATTATGTTTTGGCAAATCTGTGTTGACCCACCTGACAATCTTACCCATTTTTGGGATTGTGGATATTTGAAATGGGAAGCACAGGGTCTTCAGGTGATCATCTTAAGAACTCTTATCTGTTATGAAGTAGTAGAATTAACTATCACAAGTCCAATCTATCTGAGAAGCAGAAATTGTGCTTGCAGTTTATTTTCTTTTAGGCCTTTATGTGCCTTTGAGAGATAGAGCAGTAGCAAATTAGACAAACTGAAACTTGTTGACCATCTATTTAATCAGATCTTGCAATGAGATAATTGTTTTAGATTGTATGCATTCCACTGCTCACCACAAAACACTACAAAGTTAGAAAAGAAATCTTTTGGACATACAAAAAAATCCTCTGTGAGTCCTTAAATAAAGAACAGCTTACTTGGATGTTTCTCTCAGCAGAGCAGGCTAAAGGATAATTCACTACTTTGGAAAATGGTTTGTTATTTCTGTTACATTCTTAGCATTATGAAGAGGTGTTCCAAATTCCAGAAGAGTTCCCAAGCATGCTTTATATTTGCCTAAATTGCAGCTATATCTCATTAGGCATGCACAGATTATTATATAATTGCTTGTTCCAGTGATTTCCATAATGTATAAGCTTTGATAGCAGCTTAAATACTTCTTCGCTGTGACTAGAGGATATAAAAAACTGATTATtttagaattttattccatcattGACCATTTGCTACACAATCTCAGTCATTTTAATAGTATTAATATTTACTTTTTCTTGTTCTGTAATATGTTTTGTAATATTTCTTACACATTTTACTTGTTTCTGGAAATTACAGGGGAGTCTTCCTCAAAGAATGAGTGAATCCATGATCTTGATTCAGTTGTAGTCTTAGGAAATAACTCCAGATATGGTCTGATCAGAGTTTTCAAAAGCTGCAACATGATTTCCTCACGTTTGAACTCAGAATGCCTTGATTAATAAATTCATACatgccattgccttctttaccacccatcaacttgtgtggccattttcagggagctgtggacttgaaccccaagatcccttggtACATCAACACTGTTGAGGGACTTGCCATTAACTGTGTAATTTTCCTTTATGTTTggtcttccaaagtgcaacaccttacatttAAGCTCTATcagattaaactctatctgccctTTCTCTCCCCACATCTGATTGTAAATTCTAAATCCAAATGGCCAAGTAACTGTGGATCCCACGTGCCTTAATTTTCTAGGTGAGCCTATCATGAGGgatcttgttaaatgccttgt
The DNA window shown above is from Hypanus sabinus isolate sHypSab1 chromosome 17, sHypSab1.hap1, whole genome shotgun sequence and carries:
- the mc1r gene encoding melanocyte-stimulating hormone receptor produces the protein MMNITTLAPRGTEQKDIPFHWLPRNVNNSYNVSSMQCKHINIPEEVFLTLGILSFVENILVIIAIIKNQNLHSPMYYFICCLAMADTLVSMSNTIETIVLILMEKEVLIVQNHILKQLDNIIDLMICTSMVSSLSFLAAIAADRYITIFYALRYHVIMTTRKAVIIIVGIWIVSCTSSIMFIVYSENSAVIICLISFFFMMLVIMGGLYFHMFMLAQMHTKKIMAQRKKRPTHQAANMKGAITLTILLGLFLICWSPFFLHLLLIISCPKNPYCLCFNSHFNMFLILIICNSVFDPIIYAFRSQELRKTLKEFIPCSW